The Psychrobacillus sp. FSL K6-4046 DNA window GACGCATCATCGGTCCTCTCTTGTTTGCATGGTTGTTTACGAAGCAGCCAGATAATATTTACGTATTATCTGGGATTCTTGCGATATTAGCAATAGGTTTAATTTTCGCATATCGTAGATCCACTAAAACGTTAAAACATGGGCTATAAAATTAGCTGTAAAGGCATCGTAAATTTTTAAATTTACGATGCCTTTATTTGAATTACTCTCAAATTTAACATTTACATATCATTAAAGTATTCCCATCAGGATCATTAAAATTAAAATAATGATTATGCTCAATTTTTGTAAGAAGATTTACTCCTTTATCCTTCATATATTGAAATGCTTCTTCAATGTTTTTAGTATTGAAATGAAATGCTGGCACTTTGAATATGCTATCCTCTGAATAAATTTTACTATCTAATACTATCCCTGCGCCTTCCATAGGTAAAACGTAAAGATGACCATACTGAATATCCCCGTCTACTTTTATCCCCAAAATATCGCAGTACCAATCTCTAGCTTGTTCTATATTTCTTACTGGAATAAATAATGTTCCTATTTGCTTTAATATAGGGCTATTCAAAGAACCCCTCCTTTTAATTGACTGTTAACTATCCACATTTAACATCCTCGAAGCGGGGGCTTATTGGGTAATCGCCATTTTTATAGCTGTTGTAATGGACCAACTCCCCTCTTGTTCCGCCAGAGCAGATTTTATTCTGGCTGTGGGGCTGGTGTAGTCTCCACTTTCCCTTTCGCAAGCTCTGGATGTGCTTTTCTAATAACCGATGGCCTTGCAAGCACTAAAACGGTAGCTACTAATAGAACTCCCGAAGTAATTAGGATAAGCTCTGCAGAAAACACATCATACAGAAACCCAAAAACAACCATACCAAGTGGCATTAGAGCCATTGACCCTGTTTCTAAAATAGAAAATACACGGCCTTTATAATCATCATCTATTGTCTTTTGCATCATGACCATTATTGGTGTATTAGTGACCATCATAGTCACTCCAAAAATAAAGAGGATTATAATATAAAATAACACGGTCCCCAAATAAGACATGTTCATTAATAGTGGAGTCGCAATTGAAGCCAATAAAAACCCTGTGCATACTATGCTCCATTTAGAAACAAAAAGAGGGTATTTTAACTCCTTCGTACTTGAGAAGTAAATAGACATTAACAGCATTCCAACAGCAAAGGCCATCTCTGTATAACCAAAATGGACTGGATCAAGCTTTAATTTTTCGATGAGGATAAACGAATATCCAACCTGAAAAGCCCCAAACAAAAAGTTCACTATTAAAGAGATGAAAATGATTATTTTTACGACAGGCTTTTTCATTAAATATTTAAAACCTTCTTTGATGCTTTGTAGCATCGACTCTTTAGGAGCCCCTTCCACCACTTCTTTTCTTGTAGCAAATAATTTAAAGTTCATTGTAGATTCTAAAACTACCGCTATCATAGACGCTGTCAAATAAATTCCTAAAAACACCGGCATAGACACTGTTCCATATAATATCCCCCCTACCGCTGGGCTTCCAATCGCCGCAAAGGAAATAGACATCTGGTTTAAAGACATCGCTTTTTGTATTCTCGCTTCATCTACTAGCCCCGTCATGGAAGAACTAAATGTTACTCCCGAAAACGTTGAGGTAATGGATAAGATGACCGTTGTTATATAAATCGCAATCAATGACAATTCTGCATTTATACTGAAGATTAATAATCCACCTATCGCCAACGAGCTGGCAATTTGAGCTCCAATAATAATTCCTTTTCTAGAGTATTTATCAGCAGCATACCCCGCAAAAGGAGCAAGTAGAGTTCTAGGTAAAATACTACATATTAGGTTTGTCGCGAAGCTTGTTGCAGAGCCAGTTAGCTGTAGAATATAAAAACTGATAGCAAATGCATAAACTTGAGCGCCAAAAATCGATATGAGCTTACTAATGGTGAATGTCCATAAATGATAAGTAGCTTTTTTCAACTTCACTATTTCTTCCATAATTTTTTCCCCTTTGTTTAGCTTTTTCTTTCTATTTGTTCTGAAAAAACTAAAAGTTTAATTTTATTAAACAAATAATATCATATCCGTTCTTCCATTTCAACAAAAAGTTTAATATAATTAAACTAACAGTAAATGAGGTGAAGCTATGCAGACGCTTGGAGAGCGAATACGTACATTGAGAAAGCAACAAAAGATGACTCTAGAGGCACTTGCAGGTTCTGAGCTAACTAAGGGAATGCTCAGTCTAATCGAAAATAATAAGGCGAAGCCTTCTATGGAAAGCCTTCAATATATCGCAAAACAGTTGAACGTAGATGTTTCGGAGTTATTAGAGGAAGTAAGTGGACAAGAACTACGCGTAGTTCTTGAGAAGGCGGAGCATCTTTTTAATACACACTACAATGATCTATCCGATGAATATGAGCAATTAATACAATTAGTAGAGCCATATTTACCTAAGATCGGTCATGGGTATGAGTCAGCCCGCTTGTTAGAAATGTACAGTCGTTGTATGTACCAAGTACATAAAAAAGACTGGGAACAATCATTGAATCAAGCAGCAGAGCTTTATGAGAAGCTAAACATTACTTCACGACGAGCTAAAATAGGAATTGTTAGAGTAATGGTCAAATTTCAGGAGCATAATTACGAGGACGCCTTGCATATTCTCCAACAGGAACGGGCGGAACTAGAAAATACTGGTATATGGATTGACCCCGTTTCTCGACTTGACTTTGACTATACCGAGACAGCCTTGTACTACGCAATCGGAAACTATGAATCTGCCTTAAAGCTAATGGACCAAGCAATTGAGTATTCAAAGGAAAACAAAACCTTTTACCACTTAGATGACCTTTATAGAATCGCTTCTGCCCATGCAATGATGCAAAAAGACGAGGAGAAAATAGAGTATTACGCAAAAAAAATAGAGGCATATGGAATCTTTGCAGATGATCCAGATGCCGAGTACTTCTCTTTGATTACTAAAATCCATTACTTAAATTCCTATAAATATCAATATGAAGAGGCTGAAAAAATATTTCAAACATATACATTAGCAAAAGATAAAATTTTTACCCCTTACTTTGTATTAGAGCGAGGGAAAACTTATTACGGTTTAAAGCAATTTGAAGCTGCCATTGAACAGCTAGAGCAAGTAGTCATTCATGATGCTCTCAGTCATCCGATTGATTTATCCATTTTTTACGAGAAAGATGCATACCTATCCCTGTGCTATAAAGCCATTGGTCAAAGAGCTAAAGCAAAAGAGGCTGCGAAAAAGGCTTATGACAATGTAAGCAAGATGCCAGACACTCCTTATAAAACTTTTATCCAAGAGACTTATAAACAGATTAATACAGATTAAATCTTTCCATACTTACATAAGTAAGGCTCATTGTAACCAATGTTACAATGAGCCTTATTTAATGTTGCGTTCATTATTACCCACTATTCACAGGCTACTTGATTCAAAAAGCGACTTACTTTTTCCTTCATGATATAGACGGTAATTGGCAAACCAATTGATGAATTTCGTCCATGCAACTTCAAAATCTGGCTGAATACAGGATATTTGTATAAGGCTTTTTTCTTTTAAATATTCACTTTTATAATGTAAATCAAAGCCTGACATTCTTGCATCCTCAGCGAGGTGTGGAAATTGGTTTTCTTGTAATGTGAATATCATAGGATATGTGTTATTTGTAAAGAGCTCTATATTATGTCGTTTAACTTCCTCTTCAATATACATCCATCGTTTATGTAAAAGCTTATATCTTTCCCCATCGTCATAGGCCATTAAGGCATTCTCTAGGCTATGGATAAGTTGGGATGGCATTGTAAAGGGTACGTGGGAGTTTGTCGTTAAGCCTATGTCTAAATAGGCAGGAATACGCTCACAGGAGACTATTTCTGAATTGGCAAAGACAAAAGAAATTCCACTCATGGTACCTATTGCCTTTCCACTGACTCCTGTAGCCAAATATAATCCTTCCATAGAGAATGGGAGAGATCCAAACGAGCTAACACAGTCAGCGCAGAGCAATACATTATAACGACGGCAAATGTCTTTCAGTTCTTCTAATTCATTTAGCATCCCTGTCGAGGTTTCCCCATGAACCATTAGTAGCCAGCTATAATTTCCAAGCGCAAGTTTTTTTTCAATGGCCTCTAAATCATACGCCTGTCCCCAATCATAGTTAACCACGTTATAATCTAATCCCCAACGTAATGCCTGTTTTTGAAGACGCTCTCCAAAAGCTCCATTCGTTAATATAAGACCCCTTTCATCCAACACCTTCAATTGAGCGATCATTGCTTCGTTCGCCAAAGTACCAGTTCCTACAAGTAAGTGAACGTATTTAGCACCACTCAACTCATTTAACCTGTGCTTAACTCGATCAAGCATAACCTCAAACTGATGAGAACGATGGGTGAGTGGATCTTCCTGAAAAGCATTTTTGATTACATTAACCTGGTGAACAGGACCTGGATAAAAAGAATACCTTTTCTGCTTAAAGCGTGCAGCAACCGAATTATCAAAGCGCTCTCTCGTTAATACCATAGGGACGAATAAGGCATCCTCTGCTCCGATTGGATTTGCAAAAGGCTCAAAACCAAGCTGATTATACAGCTTTTGCTCTCTTACCGTTCCCGAAATAACGGCCGCTCCATATCCATTTTCATATGCAAAGTCAGATAGTGCTCTAGCTAAATAATAAAAAACACGCCCATTTCGATGCTTTTTATCTACAGCTAGTAAACGGACCTCACAGAGTGCCCCTTTTAGGGCATCCTCTGGAAGATAATTTTCTACTGGTCCTAGCTTCTTGTCTAACGAGAATGGACGCTCCGCTCTAAAGGCTACCATTCCCGCAAGCTCTTGGTCTTTTAATACAATCACATAAACGTTTTCATGGTGAAAAGGATCTACTCTCATTCCACTTGGATCTTTTTCATGTTGCGGAATTTCTTCTACGAATGTTTCATAATTTAATTTTGCGATAGCTTCAAATTCTTCATTTGTTCTCGCTACTTTACACCAGTACATTTCCATTCCCCCTTTTTACTCACTAGAATGGCCACGTTCTGTTTTCTTTTCTAATAAATATATACCCCCTGCTATAAACGTAGCCGCTAATAAAAGCATCATCCATAGGTACGCGGATACAGCACTTAAGGTTTCCCCATAAATGGTAACTCTTTTTAATGCTTCCATCGCATAGTAAATAGGAGACAGCCATTTCATATTCAGTAACCCTTCTGATTGAACAATTTCAAGTGGCCAATATGCCCCACCTAACATAGCGAAAGCCACTGCCAGCAAGGAAACAACAACTCCACTTTGACTAACAGTTTTGGCTAGGGAAATGATTATTAATGATATCGCCAAAACTAATAATACATAAATACTCGATATAATAATTATTTCTGAGAATGCTCCATACATATTAGTTTCTACGATAAATCGGAACACTAACAAAACTAAAAGCATTTGCAAAAAACCAATTAGAAAGCTAAAAGATAAATGCCCGAAATATAATTTAGTCCGGCTAATAGAAGCTAACTTTAGACGATTCCACACTCCTGTTCTTTTATCTTCCAATATAAATTGAACATTTGTTGAGATGGTATAAAATACAAAAAAGAGCATATAACCAAATAAACTTTGCAGAGCTCCATCATATCGAAAGGTCTGCTTTTCATTCATAGCGCTAATCTCGATTTCAAAGGCTTCCTCATCGTCTAAAATTCTATTCACTTCATTCCACTTATCCCTACCGCCAACTTCTACTATTCTTTTCTCAAAGGCCATTTCGTTATATGCAGCTTCTATCACTAAAGATACATTTCTAACGACATCTGTTTCTGCACTGCTCAAGACTGTATACGTAGACTCTGTAAGTAACACTCCTATTAAGTCAGGGTCTCCCTCTATCTTCTCTTCCAACTCAGTTTTAGATAGTGGATGAAAGGAATAATCCTCTAAATATTTTAATTTATCTAATACGTCACTACTTGTTTTGGAATGATCATTAGTGATAAAAATTGCTTGCTGGCCACCTACACCACCACTGAGAACATAGGCGAGGACAACTGTCATAAAGGTCATTGTTAGAAGAACCAACGGCTTTCGCTTTAAATTTTGAGCTCTTGCAATCCAAATGCCCTTCATGATGTCACACCTCTTTTAGGAAATACTATAATGGACAAGCTGACACATATTAATAGGCCGATATATAGCACATACATCTGTGGCCAAATCACACCAACTGAATCACCAGTTTGAATTGAAAGAATTGCTTTCATTGTGGCTCCGTTAGGGGTATAGCCACCGATGTCACCAAGCGTCTCGGATACATCACTAATCTTAAAGAAGGAGCCTCCTAAGAAGGAGAAAATAGTAATCACTAATCCATTAAACACATTAGCAATACCTTCAGTTCCCGTTTTAAATTGTAAGACGGTTAAAAGTGCTGAAAGTCCCCCGATAAATAAGCTGAAGCTAACAACTATTACAATCATAGCCTGTATGCCAATCCAGTCTATTCCCAGCACCAGGCTTCCATATAGCAATATAATCGCCTGTTGCAGTAACGCTACAATTGCCCCTGTTATAAATATAGAAAGAGTGTAATAGGTTGAGGATACTCCTGCTAAAAGGATTCGGTCATAAACCTTCCAATATACTTCCTGTAACGCAAATCCTGCCAAAAAGGAGGGTATATAAAGAGCAAACATTACTAGCATTCCCACAGAGTAATAAACGGAAGATGGAATAGTTCGTTCTCCCTCATTCATTAAATGCTCTAATTTTTGTACTGCAATTGTTTGACCTATTACTTCGTTTGGAGTTATACCCACTTTATTTAAAGCCATTGACTGGCTATACCCTTTTTTCCACTCCTCAAGAATCGAAGCAATTATAGATGACCTTATTTCATTCTCTTGATTTAATAACAACTCAAAACTCGGCTTATTTCCTTGGTCAAAATAAGATTGTTTAATATAATCTAATCTGAAATTATCAGGAATGACTAAGATACCATCCACATTATTACTCTTTCTTAAATCTTCTAGATTAGATATATCTTCGTTAGTCGTTTTTACATATTTCTCCATTTCCTTAGAGAGGAGAATTGAATTTTGCAAAACATTAGTAGGATCGTTTTCTTCAAACGTTTGCAAAAGAGTATTAAGAGTTGACCCTTCCAGTCCAGACTCTTTTAGAAAGGCTGTAATAGATGCCTGTTCCTTCTCCCAGCTAGTTTCATCTATAATTACCAAGTGAGCCTGAATAGCAGAAGATCCGTCTGTATCCATGATCCCAGCCAAGGCTGATGATAAAATAGTAATCAAGATAATAGGCATAGCTAAAAGGATAATAAACGGCTGCTTATTACGAACAATCACCTTTAGTTGCTTACTAATTAAGTTAAAAAGCATTCTATTTCCCCCTAGTCTCTCAAAGCTCTTCCTGTTAAATGTAAAAAAACATCCTCGAGAGAAGGAATTTTAACTACTGCAGAAGTAATCGTCACTTCGTTTTCGGCAGCAACTGCAAAAATACTTGATAATGGCTCCATAAACTTAGAAAGAGAGACTAAAAGCTTTTCTTCTTCCCTGTGGATGTTAGCAGTTGGAAAATGCTTCTGTAAGCTTTCCTCAAATGCAACTGAAAGTGAATGTCCTTTTAACTCAATTGTTTGTTGGTCGGAAACTAAAGACTTTAATTCCTCTTTTGTTCCCGATGCAATAATTTCACCTTGGTCCATAATGTATATCTTTTCGCAAAGCAGCTCTACCTCTTCTATATAGTGACTTGTGTAAAGTAACGTCATACCTTCCTCTACTAGCTGCTTTACGGCCTCTAATATGTAAGCACGAGACTGAGGATCTATTCCTACAGTAGGCTCATCCATAATGAGAAAGGAAGGCTTATGTAGTAAAGCCGCTCCAATGTTAAGTCTACGCTTCATCCCACCGGAAAAGGTTTTTACTCTGTCCTTTCTCCGGTCACTTAAACCAATCTTTTCAAGCACATCCTCCACCCGTGTTTCTAAATTTTTTCCTTTCAGCCCATAAATTCGTCCAAAAAACTCTAGGTTTTCTTGTGCTGTAAGCTCTGGGTACAAGGCTATTTCTTGAGGTACCACCCCTAAATTCTTACGAAGCATTTGAGGATTCTCCTCAATGGAAGTCCCATTCCAAAGAACAGTTCCACTTGTAGGCTTCATTAATGATGAAAGCATGGATATAGTAGTTGATTTTCCTGCTCCATTCGGACCTAACAGTCCAATTGATTCTCCTTCACCAAGTTCCAAATTTATCTTTTTCACTACTTCTTTTGTTTTAAACTTCTTCTGAAGATTTTTTGCTTGAAGCATTTTTCCCATCTCCTTAAGTCTAAATTCCCACCTTGATTATATCAGACTATTCAAACACCTTATATGTATATTTCATTTTGCTAATTACTTATGCTTATAGGTTTACTCAATATGTTACAATTCTTCTTTCTTTTAACTAAATCGGCTATACTAGAAAAGACAGATATAAAAGGGTTGGGGGTGTAATTTTGGCTGCAAGTATATATGGTTTTGTTGGTACAGGCATACTAATTTTAAATATTTCTTTAGCGATTGCCTTGATATTTTTAGAGAGACGAGATGCGTCCTCCACCTGGGCTTGGATTTTAGTTCTATTCTTTATCCCCATCCTAGGTTTCGGTATTTATTTACTGTTTGGAAGAAGATTGCGACGCAAAACCCTTTTTCGCTGGGAAGGGAAAAGTAAAATAGGTATCGATAAATTAATTGAGTTTCAAATGGAAGCTATTGAAGATGAATCCTTTGATTTTAGATTGGATGACGCTAGTCATTACAAAGATTTGATTATTATGCATCTTAATAATAACCATGCCGTTTTAACACAAGATAACAAAGTGGATATCTTTACAGACGGGCGTGAAAAGTTTGATGCCCTCTTGTTCGACTTAGAAAATGCAAAGGACCATATACACATTCAATACTATATTTTCCGTTTAGATAATTTAGGACAAGAGATTTATAAGGTTCTACTAGCAAAAGCTAAACAAGGAGTAAAGGTTCGCATACTGTACGACGATACAGGCTCTCGCTCTTTACGAAAGCGACACTTTCATGAGCTCATTAAGTTAGGGGGACGCGTGGAAGCATTCTTTCCATCCATTCTTCCATTGATTAATCCGCGGATGAACTACCGAAACCACCGCAAAATAGTAGTCATTGATGGACGAATTGGGTACATAGGAGGATTCAACGTCGGTGATGAATACTTAGGTAAGAAAAAGAAATTTGGTTACTGGAGAGATACTCACCTTAGAATTGAAGGAAGCTCCGTTCATCCGCTCCAAACTCGTTTTATACTCGATTGGAATCAAGCTTCTGCAGAACACGATATCGAATATTCCGATCGTTTTTTCCCAGCTATCCCATTGAAAGGTTCTGTTGGATTACAGATTGTTTCGAGTGGACCTGATTCTGAGTGGGAGCAAATTAAAAATGGTTATTTAAAATTAATCATGATGGCAAAGAAATACATTTATATTCAGTCCCCCTATTTCATACCAGATGCTAGCTTTATGGATACTCTCCGGGTAGCTTGTCTTTCAGGGATAGACGTAAGAATTATGATACCTAACAAGCCTGACCATTTATTTGTATACTGGGCAACCTATTCATATGTTGGAGAGCTTATCAAAGCTGGGGCAAAAGTATTCATTTATGAAAATGGATTCCTACACACGAAAATGATTGTTATTGATGATGAAGCTTCTACTGTAGGTACTGCTAATATTGACGTTCGAAGTTTCAAGTTAAATTTCGAGGTAAACGCATTTATTTATGACAATGAAACTTCCCATCAATTAGCGGAGTTATTTGAAGAGGATATGAAGCTTTCTACTGAACTTACATGGGAACTTTATGAAAAACGGTCGACTATGATTAAGTTTAAGGAATCACTTGCTCGACTGATATCTCCAATTTTATAAAACGATGATTTAAGCCATTGCCTTAATACAAGAAAAAGATCCCACGAATGATGGGATCTTTTTCTTATATGCCTAAATATTCTTCTAATGTTGTATTTGCTTCATATATTTTAGCTGCATGGTCCAATCCTATATATCTAAAATGCCAAGGCTCATACATATACCCTGTAATTTTTTCTTTTTCATTCGGAAAACGCATAATAAATCCATATTTATGGGCGTTAGATGCTACCCATTGGCCAGCTGGCGTCTCTCCAAAGCTCTCTCTTGCGAAGTGCTGCTCAAAGTGTAATTCTCCGATATCGAATGCAAGCCCAGTTTGATGCTCAGAGTATCCAGGGCGAGCGCTATATCGATCTGCCGCTTCCACTCCATCATTGCTCACATATCTATTATATAGCTGCTGTTGATAGTCAAAAGAACGGTATGTACTAAATGCTACTAATTCGTAACCGGAAAGCCTTGCTTCAGCTGCCATTGCTTCGAAAGCTTGTCTTGCTTCTTTACTTTCCCCAGGTGCATAAGTGGCAGGTAGGGGATATTGCTTGCTTGCTATTAAAATTCCATCTATATAGGTTGGCTCGGCAGGTAAAGTTTCATTGCCTTCATAACCTTTTGCCCCTGAACGATCTACTTCTTCTATAGGCTCCTCTACAATTGGAGGCTCCTCTTTTACTGGATCTTTTGCTTCCTCTATTACTTGCGTTGGTTTCTCTAGTTCAACCTCAGGTTTTTCTTCCTGAACTGTAATACCTAACGCCCTTAAACTTTTATCTATATTCCAATCATTTATACCAATCCATCCCACGGCAGTTACAACTATTAAACCCAAAATAATAGTAGCTACAATTTTTGGCCACTTTCTTTTCTTTTTTGCCTTCATTAAACTAAATCTTGATTGCATCCCTTGCTCTTCCTTCTTTCCAATTAGCGATATTACTAGTTTAACATTTTTCATAGAACTTATCCCTAATCAATTTAAAATGCTTTATAATGTTATTAAACTCGTTTCAAAATTGTAACTTATGCGGAAATAAATTCGCACCAAAAATTAAATCTAGACAGTTATTACAGCTAGCTAACTCATTTACTTAGCTTTAATAAGTCGAAAGTAAAGAGGTCATTCTATGAAGTCTCAAAAATGGTTATCCATTAATTTTTTCACATTTTTCTTCACATGGGGAGTTTTTATGCCCTATTGGACCGGTTATCTAACCAATGCTAAAGGTCTGAGTGTCACCTCCGCTAGTATTATTATGGGTGCTGGAATGCTTGCAAGAGCCTTTTCCACGTTTGCCTTATTCCCACGAGCTACTAGTAAGTATAGTATGCAGAAGGTGCTTCGCTTGCTCGCGTTACTTTCCTTTGCAGCACTTGTTTTATACATACCCTTTAATTCTTTTTATTCTTTATTAACTATTACTGTTTTGTTTAGCTTAATCTATCCTAACTTATTACCTGCTATGGAGAGTAGTGCATCCATTCTCATGCAAAAGGACAAAGTTCACTATGGAAAAAGCCGTTCGTTTGGATCAGTCGGCTTCATGGTTGCCCTGTTGTTTATCGGAGGAGTAACTGCTATATGGGACGAGCAAGCAATACTCTGGACGATGTTAGCTGCACTTGCAATCATCATGCTGACCTACTCTAGACCAATGCCAGCCTCTTTGAGTGAAATACCCTTGAGAACAACAAAAGAAAACTCTGTTAAATGGAAAGAACTTTTTACTTCTAAGCAATTTATCATTATTTTAACGTTAACTGTACTTATACAGGGGTCTCACGCATCATATAATAATTATGGATTTATTTATCTTCAGGATATCGGGGTCAACAGCCTTTATATCGGAATCATTTTAAATGTTGCTGTTATATTTGAAATTGTATTCTTTCTTATTGCTGACAAGTTATTTTCAAGTAAGAAAGTATCTTGGATGTTTCTCTTAGCCGGGATTGGCGCCACCATTCGTTGGATTGGAATCTATCTATTTCCATCGGTTTGGATGTTTATCCTCACTCAGGCACTACATTCCGTTTCTTTTGGAGTTGCACATTATGCCTTTATTCAATATATATCTAGAACACTAGACAAAAGGCTCATACCTGCTGCCCAAGGAATTTATGCTGCTCTATCCATGAGTTTAAGTAGTGCCGTCCTAACACTAGCTGGTGGTTATTTATATGATATAGAACCAAAACTAGCCTTTTTAGGAATGGCATTTTGCACGGTTCCAGCTATTATACTCATTGTTCTGTCTAGAAAAAAGTTTAGCTATTAAATCTTAAAGAACTTTAAACAAAACAAGAAAAGCGCAAGCGCCTATGTCTGCCCCGACAGGCAAATGGAGAAAAGCGAGGAGGCAGTTCCTCAGCCACCGGAGCTTTTATCCATTTGACCCCGAGGGGCAAGGTGGTGGAGCTAGACATCAATTTATCCACAGATTCAAAACTTTATAATTTCCTAAACAATAAAGAAAACGTGAAATCATCTACACATGATTTCACGTTTTTTTTAGGTAATTGTTAGAAATAATACGAGTACAAATAGGACAGCGAAAACGATTGCCATTGTTTTCATCCATTTCGCCTCTCGTTCATGCCCTTTTTCCTTAAATACAATAGCTCTGTAACCATTACTTAAGACAAAGATAAGAGTCATAAACAAAACAGCTAAATT harbors:
- a CDS encoding VOC family protein translates to MNSPILKQIGTLFIPVRNIEQARDWYCDILGIKVDGDIQYGHLYVLPMEGAGIVLDSKIYSEDSIFKVPAFHFNTKNIEEAFQYMKDKGVNLLTKIEHNHYFNFNDPDGNTLMICKC
- a CDS encoding aminotransferase class V-fold PLP-dependent enzyme; translation: MYWCKVARTNEEFEAIAKLNYETFVEEIPQHEKDPSGMRVDPFHHENVYVIVLKDQELAGMVAFRAERPFSLDKKLGPVENYLPEDALKGALCEVRLLAVDKKHRNGRVFYYLARALSDFAYENGYGAAVISGTVREQKLYNQLGFEPFANPIGAEDALFVPMVLTRERFDNSVAARFKQKRYSFYPGPVHQVNVIKNAFQEDPLTHRSHQFEVMLDRVKHRLNELSGAKYVHLLVGTGTLANEAMIAQLKVLDERGLILTNGAFGERLQKQALRWGLDYNVVNYDWGQAYDLEAIEKKLALGNYSWLLMVHGETSTGMLNELEELKDICRRYNVLLCADCVSSFGSLPFSMEGLYLATGVSGKAIGTMSGISFVFANSEIVSCERIPAYLDIGLTTNSHVPFTMPSQLIHSLENALMAYDDGERYKLLHKRWMYIEEEVKRHNIELFTNNTYPMIFTLQENQFPHLAEDARMSGFDLHYKSEYLKEKSLIQISCIQPDFEVAWTKFINWFANYRLYHEGKSKSLFESSSL
- a CDS encoding ABC transporter permease; protein product: MLFNLISKQLKVIVRNKQPFIILLAMPIILITILSSALAGIMDTDGSSAIQAHLVIIDETSWEKEQASITAFLKESGLEGSTLNTLLQTFEENDPTNVLQNSILLSKEMEKYVKTTNEDISNLEDLRKSNNVDGILVIPDNFRLDYIKQSYFDQGNKPSFELLLNQENEIRSSIIASILEEWKKGYSQSMALNKVGITPNEVIGQTIAVQKLEHLMNEGERTIPSSVYYSVGMLVMFALYIPSFLAGFALQEVYWKVYDRILLAGVSSTYYTLSIFITGAIVALLQQAIILLYGSLVLGIDWIGIQAMIVIVVSFSLFIGGLSALLTVLQFKTGTEGIANVFNGLVITIFSFLGGSFFKISDVSETLGDIGGYTPNGATMKAILSIQTGDSVGVIWPQMYVLYIGLLICVSLSIIVFPKRGVTS
- a CDS encoding ABC transporter permease — encoded protein: MKGIWIARAQNLKRKPLVLLTMTFMTVVLAYVLSGGVGGQQAIFITNDHSKTSSDVLDKLKYLEDYSFHPLSKTELEEKIEGDPDLIGVLLTESTYTVLSSAETDVVRNVSLVIEAAYNEMAFEKRIVEVGGRDKWNEVNRILDDEEAFEIEISAMNEKQTFRYDGALQSLFGYMLFFVFYTISTNVQFILEDKRTGVWNRLKLASISRTKLYFGHLSFSFLIGFLQMLLVLLVFRFIVETNMYGAFSEIIIISSIYVLLVLAISLIIISLAKTVSQSGVVVSLLAVAFAMLGGAYWPLEIVQSEGLLNMKWLSPIYYAMEALKRVTIYGETLSAVSAYLWMMLLLAATFIAGGIYLLEKKTERGHSSE
- a CDS encoding helix-turn-helix transcriptional regulator — protein: MQTLGERIRTLRKQQKMTLEALAGSELTKGMLSLIENNKAKPSMESLQYIAKQLNVDVSELLEEVSGQELRVVLEKAEHLFNTHYNDLSDEYEQLIQLVEPYLPKIGHGYESARLLEMYSRCMYQVHKKDWEQSLNQAAELYEKLNITSRRAKIGIVRVMVKFQEHNYEDALHILQQERAELENTGIWIDPVSRLDFDYTETALYYAIGNYESALKLMDQAIEYSKENKTFYHLDDLYRIASAHAMMQKDEEKIEYYAKKIEAYGIFADDPDAEYFSLITKIHYLNSYKYQYEEAEKIFQTYTLAKDKIFTPYFVLERGKTYYGLKQFEAAIEQLEQVVIHDALSHPIDLSIFYEKDAYLSLCYKAIGQRAKAKEAAKKAYDNVSKMPDTPYKTFIQETYKQINTD
- a CDS encoding MFS transporter, which translates into the protein MEEIVKLKKATYHLWTFTISKLISIFGAQVYAFAISFYILQLTGSATSFATNLICSILPRTLLAPFAGYAADKYSRKGIIIGAQIASSLAIGGLLIFSINAELSLIAIYITTVILSITSTFSGVTFSSSMTGLVDEARIQKAMSLNQMSISFAAIGSPAVGGILYGTVSMPVFLGIYLTASMIAVVLESTMNFKLFATRKEVVEGAPKESMLQSIKEGFKYLMKKPVVKIIIFISLIVNFLFGAFQVGYSFILIEKLKLDPVHFGYTEMAFAVGMLLMSIYFSSTKELKYPLFVSKWSIVCTGFLLASIATPLLMNMSYLGTVLFYIIILFIFGVTMMVTNTPIMVMMQKTIDDDYKGRVFSILETGSMALMPLGMVVFGFLYDVFSAELILITSGVLLVATVLVLARPSVIRKAHPELAKGKVETTPAPQPE
- a CDS encoding ABC transporter ATP-binding protein gives rise to the protein MLQAKNLQKKFKTKEVVKKINLELGEGESIGLLGPNGAGKSTTISMLSSLMKPTSGTVLWNGTSIEENPQMLRKNLGVVPQEIALYPELTAQENLEFFGRIYGLKGKNLETRVEDVLEKIGLSDRRKDRVKTFSGGMKRRLNIGAALLHKPSFLIMDEPTVGIDPQSRAYILEAVKQLVEEGMTLLYTSHYIEEVELLCEKIYIMDQGEIIASGTKEELKSLVSDQQTIELKGHSLSVAFEESLQKHFPTANIHREEEKLLVSLSKFMEPLSSIFAVAAENEVTITSAVVKIPSLEDVFLHLTGRALRD